The DNA segment CGACGATAACAGGAGGACAGGGGTTACTGCCGGCCTCGTCAACTGCCTGTACGACGGAGTCGATGATACCCTGACGTCCCCGCGCCGGGGTCAGCATAAAGAGGCGCGCCATATTTTCCCCGCCGCCTCCCTTGGGCAGTACCGTGATTTTCAGCTTGTCACCGGGGACGATATCGGTGTGGATTACCGCCGGGGTATTATCTTTAGTATTGACCCGCGCCGAGAAGGGTTGGTTGACCATGGACTTGCGTAAATAGCCACGGTCATACCCCTGACGAACTCCCTCGTTAACCGACTGGTACAGGTCGCCACCGGTGATGTGGACATCCTGTCCTACTTCCAGGTAGACCACCACCGTCCCGCAGTCCTGGCACATCGCTACCTCTTCTTCCCGTGCCAGTTTGGCATTTTCCAGGATCTGGTCCAGGGTCTGCCGGGCTAAAGGCGATTCCTCGGTCTGACGAGCCTGCTGCAAGGCATTCAAGACATCGTCAGGGAGAAAATAGTTGGCTTCCTGGCACAAACGGGAGACTGTTGCCGTTATCTCTTGAGTGTTAATGTTTTTCAATAAGCTACATCCTTCCTCTTGAAATGGCTGCTGGCTGGTCAATCGGTGGAGGAGGGATTAAACCCTCTTTCATCAGCAGGGCTGTGGTTTCCCTGGCTCCATTGATTATTTTCGCTGCCTGCCGGGTGAGCTCTACACGGGTGGCTCGAATACGGGCAACACCCTGTTCCTGGGCTTTCATGGCGACGGCGACGGCTTCCCGGACAAAGACATCCTCTTCGCTCATTGTCGAGGCGATGTAGTCCTCATGTATTCCCCGGTCTTCAGCGCACCGGGCCAGTTCATAAGCGGCGGCGATGCACATTTCATCGGTGATGGTCTTTGCCCTGATATCCAGGGTGCCGCGGAAGATGGCCGGGAAGGCGGTGGAGTTATTTACCTGGTTGGGGAAGTCTGACCTTCCCGTAGCGACAATCCTGGCGCCGGCTTCTTTGGCTTCCCAGGGCCAGATTTCCGGGATGGGGTTGGCGCAGGCAAAAATGATGGCATCCCGGGCCATTTCTTTGACCCATTCCGGCTTGATGACGTCCGGGCCGGAATGCGCCAGCGATATGCAGATATCGGCTCCCTTCATCGCTTCGGCAATACCGCCGCTCCTTTTTTCCGGGTTGGTTTTCCGGCACAGGTCCCACTTGTAGGGGTTTTCCTGCTGCTTCTCCTCGATGTCGGCTCTGCCGGTGTGCAGGGTACCTTTGCTATCTACGGCGATGATGTTTTCCGGCGGGAAACCGTCAGCAAATAATATCCTCAGTATAGCCACGTTGGCGGCGCCGGTGCCGATAACCGCCAGCTTAACGTTATTCTTGGTCTTGCCCACCACCTTCAGGGCGTTGATCAGGGCAGCTAATGTAACCGCCGCCGTTCCCTGCTGGTCGTCATGCCATACCGGTATCTCCATTTCCCGGCGCAGGGTATCCAGGATGTGGAAGCACTTGGGACTGGAAAAGTCCTCCAGGTTGATGCCGCCGAAGGATGGTTGCAGCCACTTTACTGCTTTTATGATCTCTTCGGGGTCTTTAGTCCCCAGGCATATCGGCACTGCGTCTACTCCGCCCAGGTACTTGAACAGCAGGGCTTTGCCTTCCATAACCGGCATTCCGGCTTCCGGCCCGATGTCACCCAGCCCCAGGACGCGGCTGCCATCGGAGACCACGGCGATGGTGTTCCACTTGCTGGTGTAGTCGTAGACCTTTTCCCGGTCGGCCTCTATCGCCCGGCAGGGAGCGGCCACCCCCGGCGTGTACCAGATGGCGAAGTCATTAAAGTCGCGAATCATGCATTTGGGAACGGTTTGCATCTTGCCTCGATAGAACGGGTGTAACTTCATGGCATCCTCCGCCGGTTTGCGGGCTTTAGCTAGGAGTTCCTCTTTAGTCATTTTGTTTGACATACTTCACCCCCCTAACAAATATTTTACTGCCCCCTACGGAGTCAATTTAATTTGCCCTGAATGGTCACCCCCTATGATTAATTTTCTGAGCTCGATTACCATCTCCGGAACATTGATTTCCATCGGGCATCTCACCTTGCACCGGCCGCAGGTAAGGCAGGTGTAGGCCAAGGAAGCTGCTTTTTCCACATTACGGCTGATCGTGGCTGCCCAGACAGCGCCGATGCCGGTAAAATACTTGTCACCAAAATAACCGGCGGTTATCGCGTAGACCGGGCACTCGTAGAGACAGCCGCCGCATCTCAGGCAGTACAGCGCCTGTTTCAGGATGGGGTGCTTGGCCAGTTGCGTCCGGCCGTCATCCATGAAGATAACGTGCAACTCCTTCGGGCCGTGGGCGCCGAAGGTGGTCACTTTCTCAATATCACCGGTCTTGCTCGGGCTGGATACCAGGCTGACATAGCCGGGGACGGTGTAGTTGGCGTATCTCCAGGTCACCTCGGCGACTTTATAGGCGTCACCCAGCGTGGGCACCAGTTTTTCCATACCCACCAGGGCGATGTGTACCGGCGGTGCGCCGGTTGACAGGCGGATATTGCCTTCATTCTCGATGAGGAACAGCGTACCGCTGTCCGCCGCTACCACGTTAGAGCCGCTGATGCCGAAGTCAGCCTCGAAGTACTTCTCCCTGAGCAGTTTGCGGGCGGCGGCAACCATCCTCTCGATATCATCCGGGGGGAACTCTTCCCCCGTGATCCGGTGGAAAAGCTGGGCGACATCCTCACGGGGGACATGGATGGACGGGGAGACAAGGTGCATCGGCCTGGAGCCCAGTTTTTGCAGGATAAACTCACCCAGGTCGGTCTCATAGACCTCGTTACCGCGCTCTTCCAGGTACTCCCGCAGGTGAATCTCCTCCCCGGTCAGGCTTTTACCTTTAACGATTAGCTTTTTGGTGCCAATCAGCCCGGCGATAATCTCCAGGGCATCGGCAGAGGTCTTGGCGATATACGCCTTGGCCTTGTTGTACTCGAAAGCGTCGCAGGCCTGCCGGGCAAGCTCCTCCATGTTGCTGATGGCATTCATCTTTATTTCCCTGACTTCCTCAGCCATCTTGATGGTGTGCGGGAACCTCTCCAGAGCGGTGTTGGTGTTTGACCGGTAGCTGGAGATGGCCCGGGATAAAGCCAGCCTTATCTTCGGGTTGTGGGCGGCATCCATTATTTCTTTCTTATAATCGCTGAAAACGGACATCTATATATTATTCCTCCATCGCCATCGCCACGACCTGGGCCAGGTCAAGCACTTCCACGCCGCTGGTCTTGAGTTCCTTGAGCCCGGTCTCCAGTTGCAGGACGCAGCCGGGGCAGTTGGTGATGATAATCTCGGCCCCGGTATCCAGCAGTTCTTTCGTCCGGTTTACAGCCAGTATCTGGCTCAGCTCGGGGAAGACAGCCTCAAATCCGCCTCCGCCTCCGCAGCAGGTTGCCCATTCCTCTTTGCCCAGTCTGGTTCCACCAGCTCAATGCCTTTAATGGCTCTCAGAATATGCCGGGGTTCTTCGGTTATTCCCATGTAGCGTACCAGCTGGCACGGGTCATGGTAGGTAACCTTGACCTCCCTGGGAAACCGCAGTTCATGGGAGTCTATCTTCTCGGCGACAACCTGGGAGAAGTGCTTTACCTCCAGGTCTTTGGTGCCGGTGCTTTCCGTCATCAAAGTGCGTAGCGTATTGGTGCACGAAGGGATAATACCGATGATTTGTTTTACCCCTTTCGATTTCAGTTTGGTATGGACTTTTCGGGCGTGATTGTTGAATTCGTCATGTAAGCCAATGTAGTGCAGCAGTCCCCCGCAACACGGCTCTTCCTCAGCCATGTAGCCAAAATCAATGCCGAGTTTACGCAGCACTTTAACGGCATCCCTTAAGGGGCGGGCGTGAGCGTCGCTTCCACGGGACATCACCTTGCGGTATATCCCGGCGGCATCGATGCCCAGCTTTTTCTGGAAACCGGCCAGGTTCATGGTCATCTCGGTGCTGATGCCGCTCTTGTCCACACGGCGCATCAGCGACATCAATGCTTCCAGTTCACCGGCGTACTGGTAGCCGCACCCGGCAAAGAATATAGTCTCCATCTCCCGGGGAAGGTTGAGTCCTTTAGCCCACCGGCTCCCGCTCTCCTTCCCGGCGCCCAGCAGGTTATCCTTACCGGTGATGTTATCGGCAAGGTAAGCCAGGCCGGGGGGCATCAGTGTTTTACTATCCATGACAAAGTCTCTCCGTCTTATTAGACTGTAACACACAATCTTTCGTTCAGGAACCAGGTTGTCATTGCGAGGAGGCGGAGCCGACGAAGCAATCTCATACTTGACGAGCAACAAGCATCCAGATTGCTTCGCCCTCGGGACTTCGGCGTGAGCTCAGTCGAACGCTGAACTCGGGCTGAAGCCTTCCGCCTGCGGCGGAATGGTCTCGCAATGACAGTCCCTTTCTTCAAATGTAACTGTTACTGAGCGCTACCCATCTACTAACAATTTTACTATATCAGAGGGCTTCTCGGCTACAGGGACTTTTGCCCTGGTGAAAGCGTCAATCTTGGAGCGGGCGGTCCCGGCGCTGCCCATGACGATGGCCCCGGCGTGTCCCATGCGCTTTCCCGGCGGAGCTACCCGACCGGCGATGTAGGCGACCACTCTCTTGGGGTAGTTTGTTTCCCTGATGTATTCCGCCGCCATTTCCTCGGCATTACCGCCGATTTCTCCGATCAATACCACGCTCTCGCTTTCCGGGTCGCTTTTAAAACTCTCCAGCAGGCTGATGAAGTCCAGCCCGACAACGGGATCTCCCCCCATGCCGATGCAGGTGCTCTGTCCCATCCCGGCGCGGCTGATGTGCCAGGCAATCTCGTAGGTCAGGGTGCCGCTCCGTGAGATAATGCCCACATTTCCGGGCCGGAAAATACGGTCGGGCATGATGCCGACCTTGATTCGCAGTGACGGGTTGATAATGCCCGGACAGTTAGGGCCGATAATTACGGTGCCGTCCTTTTTGCGGGCACGGTTGATAAACTCGATGGCGTCTTTTTGCGGGATGCCTTCACTGATAATCACCATCGTTTTGATGCCCGCGTCGATAGCTTCAAGGGCGGCACTGCGGGCGAAAGGAGCGGGAACGAAGATAATGGAGGTATCCGCGCCGTGTCCGGTCACCGCTTCAGCAACCGTATTGTAGACGGGCACGCCTTCGATTTGCTGCCCTCCTTTGCCCGGCGTCACTCCGGCAACCACTTTTGTCCCGTAACCGAGCATCGAGGCGGTATGGAACCTGCCTTCGTTGCCGGTAATGCCCTGGACGATAACTCTGGAGTCTTTATTGATGATAACGCTCATCTTTGCCTTATAGTTTCAAGACTTCTTCAATGGCTTCCTCTACATCAGGGCAGGTGGCTATTCCCGCCTGGTGCAGCATCCGGTTGCCCTCGGTCTCGTTGGTTCCCATCATTCTGACCACCACCGGTTTTTTGTCCCGGCTCTCATTAAGGGCGGTAATAATTGCCCGGGCGACCACATCGCAGCGGGTTATTCCGCCCAGGATGTTGACCAGCACCGCTTTCACGGCTGGCTTTGACATCACCATTAACAGTCCGTTTTTGGTGGTGTCCACGTTACCGCCGCCCCCGATATCGAGGAAGTTGGCCGGTCTCCCGCCGAAATAGTGCACCAGGTCCAGGGTCGCCATCATCAGCCCGGCGCCGTTGCCGACGATGCCTATGTCGCCGTCAAGGTCTACATAGGCTAAATTTTGCTTCCTGGCTTCGGCTTCCAGAGGGGTATCTTCGGCTCCTGCCGAGCTTAATCCCTTGAGTTCGGGGTGGCGGAAGAGGGCGTTGTCATCGATTATAATTCTGGCGTCGGCGGCGATAAATTCACCGGCGGCGGTCCGGGCCAGCGGGTTTACCTCAACCAGCTCGGCATCATAGTCCATAGCTATCGTATACAGCCTGTCAAGGACAGCCGCGAACCGGACGGTATCGTTCTCACCCAGTCTGAAGTTGCCCAGCATCTCAACTGCGGCTGCCTGGTTGAAGCCGGTAGCGGGGTCGGCCCAGCTCCTGGCTATTTTATCCGGGGAAGCCAGGGCTGTTTCTTCAATGTCGATGCCGCCCTCTGAGGAAGCCAGGATAACGTATCTCCGGGCCTGCCGGTCAATAGCGACCGAGGCGTAAAACTGACCGGAGATGTCCAGTTTTTCTTCGACCAGTAAACTGCTGACAGTGTTTCCCTTGATGGTGCTGCCGAGGAGTCTTGCGGCGGTTTTTCCGGCTTCAGCCGCGTCACTGGCGAAGAGTATTCCGCCGGACTTGCCCCTCCCGGCTACCAGTACCTGGGCTTTTAATACCGCCGGACTGCCCATTTCGCGGGCAATCGCTTCAGCCTCCGCCGCGCTGTGGGCGATTCTCCCCCAGGGGACGGCGATGCCGTTCTCTTCTAGTATCTTTTTCGCCTCGAATTCAAATAGTTTCATCGTCTGCTGGAATGCCTGTGGGGTGACGGGCGGGTCAGGCCATAACCAGTCTAGTCAGGCTTGAAGATGTTGTCAAGGGTGTGTGGTATAATTTTAGTTAATGGAAGAGGATGCTGCGGTCAGATTTGAAGTCAATCTTCTAAGGGAGAGTCTTCCTGATGACGCCGGAATCAGCCGGCTTA comes from the Dehalococcoidales bacterium genome and includes:
- the sucD gene encoding succinate--CoA ligase subunit alpha, translated to MSVIINKDSRVIVQGITGNEGRFHTASMLGYGTKVVAGVTPGKGGQQIEGVPVYNTVAEAVTGHGADTSIIFVPAPFARSAALEAIDAGIKTMVIISEGIPQKDAIEFINRARKKDGTVIIGPNCPGIINPSLRIKVGIMPDRIFRPGNVGIISRSGTLTYEIAWHISRAGMGQSTCIGMGGDPVVGLDFISLLESFKSDPESESVVLIGEIGGNAEEMAAEYIRETNYPKRVVAYIAGRVAPPGKRMGHAGAIVMGSAGTARSKIDAFTRAKVPVAEKPSDIVKLLVDG
- a CDS encoding (Fe-S)-binding protein — translated: MDSKTLMPPGLAYLADNITGKDNLLGAGKESGSRWAKGLNLPREMETIFFAGCGYQYAGELEALMSLMRRVDKSGISTEMTMNLAGFQKKLGIDAAGIYRKVMSRGSDAHARPLRDAVKVLRKLGIDFGYMAEEEPCCGGLLHYIGLHDEFNNHARKVHTKLKSKGVKQIIGIIPSCTNTLRTLMTESTGTKDLEVKHFSQVVAEKIDSHELRFPREVKVTYHDPCQLVRYMGITEEPRHILRAIKGIELVEPDWAKRNGQPAAEAEADLRLSSPS
- a CDS encoding LUD domain-containing protein, with product MSVFSDYKKEIMDAAHNPKIRLALSRAISSYRSNTNTALERFPHTIKMAEEVREIKMNAISNMEELARQACDAFEYNKAKAYIAKTSADALEIIAGLIGTKKLIVKGKSLTGEEIHLREYLEERGNEVYETDLGEFILQKLGSRPMHLVSPSIHVPREDVAQLFHRITGEEFPPDDIERMVAAARKLLREKYFEADFGISGSNVVAADSGTLFLIENEGNIRLSTGAPPVHIALVGMEKLVPTLGDAYKVAEVTWRYANYTVPGYVSLVSSPSKTGDIEKVTTFGAHGPKELHVIFMDDGRTQLAKHPILKQALYCLRCGGCLYECPVYAITAGYFGDKYFTGIGAVWAATISRNVEKAASLAYTCLTCGRCKVRCPMEINVPEMVIELRKLIIGGDHSGQIKLTP
- the sucC gene encoding ADP-forming succinate--CoA ligase subunit beta, with protein sequence MKLFEFEAKKILEENGIAVPWGRIAHSAAEAEAIAREMGSPAVLKAQVLVAGRGKSGGILFASDAAEAGKTAARLLGSTIKGNTVSSLLVEEKLDISGQFYASVAIDRQARRYVILASSEGGIDIEETALASPDKIARSWADPATGFNQAAAVEMLGNFRLGENDTVRFAAVLDRLYTIAMDYDAELVEVNPLARTAAGEFIAADARIIIDDNALFRHPELKGLSSAGAEDTPLEAEARKQNLAYVDLDGDIGIVGNGAGLMMATLDLVHYFGGRPANFLDIGGGGNVDTTKNGLLMVMSKPAVKAVLVNILGGITRCDVVARAIITALNESRDKKPVVVRMMGTNETEGNRMLHQAGIATCPDVEEAIEEVLKL
- a CDS encoding fumarate hydratase; this encodes MKNINTQEITATVSRLCQEANYFLPDDVLNALQQARQTEESPLARQTLDQILENAKLAREEEVAMCQDCGTVVVYLEVGQDVHITGGDLYQSVNEGVRQGYDRGYLRKSMVNQPFSARVNTKDNTPAVIHTDIVPGDKLKITVLPKGGGGENMARLFMLTPARGRQGIIDSVVQAVDEAGSNPCPPVIVGVGIGGTAEKALTLAKQALLREVGKPSPDAEVAELEKELLQRIND
- a CDS encoding NADP-dependent malic enzyme; the protein is MSNKMTKEELLAKARKPAEDAMKLHPFYRGKMQTVPKCMIRDFNDFAIWYTPGVAAPCRAIEADREKVYDYTSKWNTIAVVSDGSRVLGLGDIGPEAGMPVMEGKALLFKYLGGVDAVPICLGTKDPEEIIKAVKWLQPSFGGINLEDFSSPKCFHILDTLRREMEIPVWHDDQQGTAAVTLAALINALKVVGKTKNNVKLAVIGTGAANVAILRILFADGFPPENIIAVDSKGTLHTGRADIEEKQQENPYKWDLCRKTNPEKRSGGIAEAMKGADICISLAHSGPDVIKPEWVKEMARDAIIFACANPIPEIWPWEAKEAGARIVATGRSDFPNQVNNSTAFPAIFRGTLDIRAKTITDEMCIAAAYELARCAEDRGIHEDYIASTMSEEDVFVREAVAVAMKAQEQGVARIRATRVELTRQAAKIINGARETTALLMKEGLIPPPPIDQPAAISRGRM